TTATCCTACTTCTATTCCTTATTGGAGCGCTCATAACCATGCTCACCAAACCCGGTAAGTTAAAAAATTTCGGTAAGGTGTATAGCTTAATTTTAAGTTTACTCTTATTACTTGGAACACGTTATTTAGTTACCGGAAACAGTTTCTTAGGGAAATTAACCGGTGCAAATAAAGATACACACGTTATTTCTGTAGTGGTCATGAAAGATTCAAAATATAAAAGTATTGAAGACGTGAAGGAATTACCAATCGGTGCCAACACACGTCTTGATTCTAAAAACATTACTAAAGGGAAAAAGTTAATTGATGAAAAGTATAAATCAGATATTAACATCGTAGATTACGAAGATTATACAGAACTCGCAAATGATTTATATGATGGCACTCAAGAAGTAATCTTGTTGAGTGAAGCGCATCGTGGCTTTATTCAAGATGAGGTCAAAGATTTTGATGAGAAGACACGTATTATTGGTACGGTGGCTTATGAAGAAGAAGTTGATTTCAAAAACAAAAATGCTGATGTTATGAAGGATACCTTCAGTATGTTTGTGACAGGAATTGATACCTATGGACCAGTATCATCAGTATCACGATCCGATGTAAATATGATTATGACGGTCGATCCAAAAAACAAACAAATTTTACTGACAAGTATTCCTCGTGATTATCACGTTGAACTGGCATCATTTGGAGCTTATGACAAATTAACCCATGCTGGAATTTATGGTGTTGGGGAATCAATGGCAACACTTGAAAATCTCTTTGATATCGATATTGACTATTTTGTTAAGGTTAACTTTAGTTCAGTAGAAACAATTATCGATGCATTGGGTGGCGTTGATGTCTATTCACGATACGCATTCCAATCGTTTGCGGGTGTCTATTTTGATGAAGGCATTAACCATGTTGATGGTCGTAATGGTCTCATCTTTGCACGTGAACGTTACAATCTTCCAAACGGAGATAATGACCGTGTAAAAAACCAACAAGCACTCATTACAGGTATTCTTAAGAAAGCAATGTCACCTGCAATTATTACGAACTATACTTCTATTCTAAATTCAGTTTCCGACTCATTCCAAATGAGTATGGAAGAGAGTGACTTTAAGAAATTAATAAAACAACAAATTAATGATATGTCAGATTGGGATATTCAATCTTATGCAGTAACAGGAACTGGAAGTTCAAGTACAACGACGTATTCAATGCCGGGTCCAGCACTTTATGTAATGGAACCAAATTATGATACAGTCCGTCAAGCTCACGACTATATTGAGGCAATGGAACGTCATGAAGTAATTTCAGTAAGTGAATAAAAGCCAGATATCTGGCTTTTATTTTTTAGAAATGTACAGGAGGACGTTATGAACTGGGAACAATTATTTAATGAAGAAATGAAAAAAGAGTATTTTAAAATGCTTGAACGTAAAATCGAAGACGAACGAAAAGCATTCACAATATATCCACCCAAAGATCTGGTTTATACCGCCTTTGATTACACAAAGTTTGAAGACGTGAGGGTTGTGATTTTAGGACAAGATCCATACCACCAACCCGGTCAAGCAATGGGGATGAGTTTTTCAGTCTTCAAAGATCAAAAATTACCAAAGAGTTTGGTAAACATCTACAAAGAATTGGAATCCGATCTTGGTATAAAAAATGAACATGGTGATTTATCCGCTTGGGCAAAACAGGGCGTTTTACTTCTTAATACATTACTAACAGTCAGAGAAGGTGAACCCATGTCCCATGGGCAACTTGGATGGGAGCAATTCACAGATCGTGTTATTTCGGAACTCGGGTGCCGTAAAGAACCGATAATTTTTGTCTTGTGGGGAAAAAAGGCACAAGCCAAAAAATCACTCGTTAAAGATCATCATCAATTTATTGAATCAAGTCACCCATCACCACTTGGAGCTTATCGTGGATTTATTGGGTCACGCCCATTTTCGAAAATTAATGCCTTACTTTACGAACGAAATCAAAAAGAAATTAATTGGAGTGTTACATGTTTAGACAAATAGAACCAGCGCTTGATGCGCTTATGAAACGTAAAAATCAAACGTATGGCATTGACTTATTTCGTCAATGCTTAGCAGATATGGGGAATCCTCAAGATTCACTTACTTGTATCCATATTGGTGGAACCAATGGAAAAGGTTCAACAACAAACTATACACGTGCTATCCTACAAGAAGCTGGGTATTCTGTAGGGACCTTCACGTCACCGCATCTTACGGTACATAATGATCGTATTCGCATCAACAATGAAAATATTAGTGATTCTGATTTATTAATGTACATTAATGTTACGGAGCCATTTTGGGATCAGTACCAATTAAGTATGTTTGAAATCGATGTTCTTATTTCCATTTTATATTTTATTGATAATGACATAGATTATGCGATTTATGAAGTTGGACTTGGGGGTCGCCTTGACGCTACCAATGTAATCCAACCTGTTATTACTGGAATTACGAATATTGGTCTTGACCACATGAATATTTTGGGTGATACCATTGAGAAGATTGCTACAGAAAAAGCAGGCATCATTAAAATGAATGTTCCGTTTTTCACAACAGAACGTAAAGATTCATGTTTGGAGGTGTTTAGCTACTTTACCGATTTAAAACAAACAAATATGCACCAAGTTATGATACCTGAACCGAAACGTGAGGGGTTGGCGTATTACTTTGATGTATTAGAAGAACCTTATGTCATCCAAAATCAAGGTCTTTACCAAGTTGGCAATGCAAGTCTGGCTATTCATCTTGTAAAAGCATTACCACATATTACCGTCGATACAAAAACGATTCAAAATGCAATTGCAAGTGCGTCATGGGCGGGACGTTTTGAGCCCGTCTTGGATGGTGTTTATGTGGATGGTGCTCACAATGAGATGGGCATTGAAATGCTCGTGAGAAGTATGGAAATGCTTCCTAGACCATGGGTTGCGGTCTTTACCGCACTTAAAGATAAAGACTATACGCTTATGATTAATAAACTCGAATCCGTATTCGACGAAGTGATCATTACTCAATTCGATTTTTATCGATCGGAGCGTGCTGAAAAATTAGCATTCGGACATAATGTCACCATTATCGAAGATCAATATAAAGCGATTGATACAGGAATGAAGCATCGAAATAACGGTACTTGTGTCATTACCGGATCCTTATACTTTATTTCAGAAGCACGGGATTATCTCATAAAAAAAAGCAAGTCAATTTAAGACTTGCTTTTTTTTATAAAACTTTACTTAGAAACTCAATAGTACGAGGATGTGTCGGGTTATCAAAGATTGCTTCAGGTGTTCCCTGTTCGCAGATAACACCACCATCCATAAATAACACACGATCACTGATTTCTTTTGCGAAATTCATCTCGTGAGTCACAATTACAATTGTCATCCCACTTACCGCAAGATCTTTAATAACTTCAAGTACATCTTTAACCATTTCTGGATCTAATGCAGATGTTGGTTCATCAAAGAGCATAACTTGAGGTTGCATTGCAAGCGCACGGACAATCGCAAGACGTTGCTTTTGTCCTCCAGATAACTTACGTGGAAATTCATGTGCCTTATCCTTAAGCCCTACCTTATCAAGTAACGATAAACCTAAAGTATTTGCTTCATCTTTAGACATCCCTTTTTCTAGAGTTGGTGCGAGGGTAATGTTTTCCAAAACCGTTAAATTGGGGAAAACATTAAAATGTTGGAAAACCATCCCAATTTCTTGACGTAGCTTATCTAAGTTTTTATGGTCTGGCTCTAATGCTACACCATCAAAGATAATGCTTCCTGAACATGGTGTTTCAAGTAAATTTAAGCACCGTAGCAACGTTGACTTTCCTGAACCCGAAGGACCAATAATCGAAACAACTTCACCTTGGGTAATTGTTTCATTAATTCCTTGAAGCACGGATAAGTCTCCATATGCTTTATGTATGTTTTTGATTTCAAGTAGCGGTTTAGTCATTGAGGGCCACCTTTCGTTCAAATGCGGCGATTAATTTCGATGTTGAGAAAGTCATTATAAAGTAAATAACCCCTACTATCATCAAAGACGGTAGCTTTAAGTGGGTTGCACTTGAGACAATTGATTCCGAAGTCATCAAGTTGTTTACAAAGAATACCGATGCTAAAGATGTTTCTTTTATCATTGTAATAAATTCATTCCCTAAAGCAGGTAAGATATTCTTAATCGCTTGTGGGAAGATAATCTTCTTCATCATATTAGCATTTGAAATACCAAGACTTTTTGCGGCTTCAAATTGACCTTTATCAACAGCTTGAATACCAGCACGGAAGATTTCCGCTACATAGGCACTCGAATTAATAATCAAAGCAACCATGATCCATCCTACATCAGGAACGGATGTGGAGATGTACTCAGAGCCTAAAAAATAAAATAAACTTAGTTGAAGTAGTAGTGGTGTTCCACGAATTACTTCGATATAGACATTAATAATTGTTTTTAAAGGCTTAAATTTCGACATCTTTCCCATTGCGAGAAAGGCACCAAGTAGGGTACTAATTAATACAACAACAACAGAAATGGTCAGTGTACCCCAAGCTCCCTTAAGATACACATGTCCATAGCGATTAATGAGCTTTAATATATCTTGAAACATCTTAGTCAATCGCTCCTAATTGTTCTGCAATGCTTGTAGCATCAGCAAGCCATTGTTTATACAAATCAAGTTCTACAGCTTTCGCAATTGCTTTATTTACTTCATCCATAAGATCTTCTTGACCTTTTTCTAAGATGACTTTTGTACCGTTATCATCGATTGTTGCGAATTTAACTTTACTTACAACAAGATTTTTATTATTTAAGGTAAAGCCTTCACCTGATGCACAGGATGCAGCAATCGCATCCACTTTTCCAACATTCAACTGAAGGACAGCATCATCCAATGTATTAACGAGTTGCATTGTTGCTTCTGGAAGTTCTGTCTCCACGTAAGTTTGAGGGAGTGAACCATTTTGAACGGCAACCTTCGCAGTTTTTAAATCATCAATTGTATTAAGTGTTGCTTCTTTTTCTTTCGTTACAAGAAAACCTTGGCATGTGGACTCCGTCGTATCATAAGTATTACTGAAATCAACTTGTTCTGCACGTTCTTCATTAAAGGTAAATCCCGCAATACCCATATCAAATTTTCCAAGTGATACTGCGGAGGCAATATCACCAAAGCTCATCGCTTTAATAACGAGATCTACACCAATTTCATTCGCAATAAATTTTGCGAGTTCGATGTCCGCACCTACATATTGATCTTGACCTGTTTTTGTTGCATCGATGAATTCATAGGGTGCATAGTCAGGTGATGTTACTAAAACAATTTCACCTTTTGATTTGATTGCTTCAAGTTTCGTTACGGTTGTATCCTTCTTTCCACAACCGCTTAAAAATAATAATGTTACGCAAGCTACTATAAATGTTTTTTTCATTTTGTTTCTCTCCTTGTGATGTTCGCTCTATGTTTGGTTTGTGCTCTTTGCGAAGTCACGTCGTCGTTTGATTCCCATAAAAATTCTCCTCACTTTTATTTGAATCTAGGAACAAAAAAACGTCCCTAGATATTGTATATCTAGAGACGTGTTAAACGCGGTACCACTCTAATTGCCATATGTTATTCATATGACCTCTCTCCTGTAACGCTAGGTTTGCGGTTTATCCTACTCTTTGTTCAGATAAACATCTCCCAAGTGCGGTTCAACATATTTCATCCATTAGGCTTCCACCGTCCCTAATTCGCTATCGATATCCAAATGTTTACTCTCTTGTTCTGCGATTTAAGTGAAATAATATCGTACTATCAAATCTTTGTCAATACTTTTATTTATCGTTATAAGGGAATTGATCTTTCTTCATCGGATGATTTTGTACCCAAGTCCTATGTTCTACTGAACAAATGACGTCATCACCTAAGTTTCGCAAGCGGTTTAAAATATTATCATTCTTTATTTCAAGGCCATCAAAATCACAATCTTCGATAAAAACATATTTCTGAACAATGCGTGCTCCCATGTAAGATAGAATGGGTTTAAGTTGTTGTTCTGCCATTAAAAAATACTTTGGTGACCCTGCAGTAACCACAATGCCGGCACTCTTATCAACCAAGGCATGCATGGGTAATAAGTCGAAAATATTTTTTAGTGCGCCAGGTATAGAAGTCTGATAGGTTGGTGTTCCAACGATGAGTGCATCTGCTTCCATAATTGAATTAATAACATACTGAGTATCCGAATTATATTGGTCAACAGAACGTCCATCACTAAACTGAAGATCATAATCTCCGATATTAATAATTTCCGTGTCAATGGTGTGATTGTGTTTGGCTATTTCTTGGATAACATAGTCCAAAGCGACGCGTGTCTTACGTCCTGCTACGGAACCTGTGATTGCGATTATTTTCATGATGACACTCCGTTTCTAAAAATTGTATCGCTTTCATTATAGAGTTACAGACCGTAAAAAGAAAGGAATTCGCATGACTTTATGACAATTACATAAGTTTCGATAACAATTCAATTTCATTGTATGGAGAATGTGTTAAAATTTTAGTGATAAGGAGGTAGCATATGAAAAAACTAATCGTTCCAGCTTTAATTGCTGCGGCAGGCTATGGTCTGTATAAATATATAAATGAACCTACAACGCGAAATCGATTCCTTAAACCCGTTATGGTACCGACACTTGGGCGTGATAAAGATATTTACGTAGGTGAGAAACACCTCTATTCGTTTTATATTAGTAAAGGTGATTTTACGCGAATTCTTAAAGAACAAATCCGCATTAAACAAGCAGGTTTTGATTTAAACATTAATGAATCATATACAAATATGCGTTTTGAAGAAATGATTCTACCACGAATGGATACAAACAGTAATGACTCAATCCAAGCGGATGTGATTGCAAGTTATCGAGAAAATGGTAGTTTAAAAGTTGGCGTTATTAAAGAAATGAATATTGGTCCGGATACGGATGTGCGAGAGCGAAGAATTACACGTAAAGATTTAGAAATGTTCGCAGCGCGATATCAACAAAATGATATTCCCGGCGTGATTACAGTTCGTTTCCATCTTAAAGAAGCAGAAACGTTTAAAGAATCCTTAAACCAGGTAGTGCTTAAAGATAAGACGCTGTTTATTTTTGAGCCAGGTAAAGAAAATGAAGAAAGCGGTCAGTTCGGTATTCATACATGGTTTGGTTCAAGAGACCAAGAAGCAACGTTTACTTATGAAATGGCCTATCATTTCGGTGATTTCAAATAAAAGTCCACAATTGTGGACTTTTATTATGGTTTTCGAATGACTTCTTTTTGCGGAATTGTGTGTTCCGTTGCGAAGATAAGATTGTAGGGCGTATCTTGATCAACATTGAAAATTAACGTTGCTTGATTATTTCGTGACTTGAGGTCCATACGTTCGTTATTCTTATTTAAAACAAGTCGTGGCGATAAGTAGGTGGTTGTGTCATCTGAAACGAGCGTAAACGCATTTCTAAAATCAATAATTGGGTCATCACTTTGTAAATCAAGCGATACCGATATAATGGCAAATTCTTGATGTTGTTCGGTTCGTTCAATGTCACCATCGGGTTTCTTATACGTTTCACTAAATTCAATCGCATCAACGTTGAGTGGAATAAATCGAAGCGTTTGTCCTTGTGTATTTGGATAGACACTTTGATTGAAAATTTTAAAGAATTGAGCATGTGGTGCTTCAAGTTCATTATTTATATCTAAGTTTGCGTAATTTCGATATGTTTTTCGATTGATCGGCGTAAATCGTTTAAACTTTAAATGAACCTTGTAGAGATCAAAACGGTGATCTTTGATAAACGAATCGAATGCAGTGTTTGGATCTTCGAAGATCAACTGAGAATGTTCATCGAAGCACAGTGCATATTCTGGTTTCGCATCAAGATAACCACTTGGATCAGTGAATGTTAGAGCGGGTTCTTGGCAACGTGTTTTCGGCTCTATTGCTCGAGGCCAATTTTCTAAGTAGAAAGTAAAGATAATGAAAATACAGGATATAAAAATATAAGCTCCCATTATCGTTAGGTTTAAACGGTGAGGACGTGCTGCATAACTTGGTTGGTTGAACCGATTTGGACGCGAACGTTTTTTAAAGTGAATTCGCTTTGATAAGAAATAAACTGGAAATCCCAATATTGTTAGGAGTACAAAGAGTGGTAATGTGTAGTTAAAAAAGAAATTCATATGTGTTCCCCCTTATACTCTTATTATAGTTGGAATGCTTCATGAATGTGTGTGAGTGTCGTAAAAGAGCAAAAAAACACAAATCTTAATGATTTGTGTTTAAGTAGTGTGTAGCGAGCGTTTCCAGGTGATTGAGGGTTCCTTCTAAATCTGCAATCGTCGTAATTGGATTTATTGTACACATTCTTAATACTGTATGTCCTTTGAGTTCTGTTGTGAAGATGCCTGCAAATTCATCCGCAACGATTTGCTTTGCGAGATAGGTGTTTAGTGCATCGGTTTCAAGATCATTTAATGAGGGATGAACATAACGGAAGTTAATAATTGAAAATTGTGCGGGTGAAATCATTTCCCAATGATTTGATTTTATAATGCGCTCTTGAACATAATTTGCAAGCGTTTGTCCGTAATCAATACGACGGGTATACTCTTCAATACCAATTGTTTGAAGGGATAACCATAGTTTTAAAGCGCGTGTTGGTCGTGTGAGTTCAATACCTAAGGAACCGAAATTAGTAACACGATCACCATCGATATCTTTTAAGTACTCAGGACTTGCATCAAAACTATTAAGTAAATCTTGTTTATCCTTTACAAGAATCATGGCACAACTATAAGTTTGGAACAGTAATTTATGTGCATCCCAACTGACACTGTCTGCTTTGTGAATTCCGTGAAGGCGGTGGACTTGATTTGTGGAAAGGAGAAATGAGGCACCATAAGCGCCATCTACATGCATCCAAAGATTATACTTACTACACAAATCACCAATCTCATCGAGTGGATCAACGGTTCCTGTATTGGTAGTACCTGCAGTCGCAACAACACAGCAAGGTACCAATCCTTGGTCTAAGTCATTTAAGATCGTCTTTTCCAAAACATCACTTTTAATTTGAAATAAGTCATCCGTTTCAATAAAACGGAATTGACGACTTGTAAATCCAATGATTTTTAATCCTTTTTCCACAGAATGATGCGTTTGGTCTGAAAGATAAATGACACCTAAATGACGGTTCTCTTCAGTTAATATTTTATCGCGAGCAGCGATGAGGCCTGTTAAGTTTGCCATCGAACCACCGGAAACAAACAAACCACCTGCTTGGTTATCATATCCAATTTGTTTTGTAAGCCATTGAATGGTATTTTCTTCGACTGTACTTGCAGCTGAACTGTTTACCCAATTACTTGCATGAACATTGTAAGCACTTGACATTAAATCACCCAGTACTGAGAGTTTTGTTGCAGGTCCTGGAATAAATCCAAAATGACGTGGGTGTGAACTTCGTAAACTGTAAGGATAAATATCGGTCATAAGTTCGGATACAACTGATTCCACATCACGTCCTTGCTTTGGCATTTCTTGATTTTTCAGACGTTCCAAAACATCATCGGGTGCAATGGTACATACAGGACCTTTCCCTGGATTTGCTTCACCCTCATAAAATGTATTAATAAATTCAATCATTATTGCTTCGATCGTAGCATCTTCATCGAGTTCATATCGTTTCATTCATATACCTCCATTAACTTGACTTTGTGTTAATGAAAATATACCATAAGTTCTATAATAAGAATATTTAATAGAATTTATAAAACGGATAAATATAATTAATGGGAGGGCATATGAATCTTCGACATTTTCAGACATTTGTGAAGGTTGTGGAGAAAGAAAGTTTTAGTAAAGCAGCGGATGCACTAGGGTATACTCAGGCTGCGGTAACCATTCAAATCCAACAACTCGAGGAAGAACTTCAAACGAAACTCTTTGATCGTATGAATCGTAAAATTCATTTGACCGAAGAAGGTGAAGCATTTATTTTCTATGCGAATGAAGTTTTAAGGACGGTAGAGGAAGCCCGTATATTTAATCAATCCGCTAAGAAAGAACATGGGACCATTCGAGTGGGTACAGTGGGATCACTTGGATCAAGTGTCTTTCCAGAACTTATCTATAATTTTCACCGTGAACATCCTAATGTGGAAATTAAAGTAATTATAGGAAAGACCGAAGAACTTCTTGGGATGGTTCGCCGTAATGAAATCGACATTCTCTTTACGCTTGATTACCAAATATATGGTGCGGACATGGTAAAGGTATTTGAGAAAGAAGAAAGCATCCTCTTTGTAAGTGCAGATGCCTCTGTAAGTAGTACGAAAACCTACAATTTAGAAGAATTTTCGGATGCTCCTTTTTTATTAACGGAACAAGGCGAAGCGTATCGGTATGAACTCGAGCGAAGTCTTGCGAAACGACGCGTAGATTTAAATGCGATTCTTGAAGTAGGTGATACGGAAATCATCATTGCGGTATTAAAAAAGGGTCTTGGCTTATCATTTCTACCGGAATTCTCGGTTAAAGAGGAATTGGAACAGCAAATACTTAAAGAAGTCCGTGTTGATATTCCTAGTGTTTCAATGTATGCACAAGTTCTCTATCACAAAAAAAAATTCCTGACGACCCATATGAAGGCTTTTATTCAGGAAATTGATCAAACCTATATTCATAAACAATAAAAAACCCACTCCTAAGAGTGGGTGTTATTTCAATATGGGGCGACCGACGGGACTCGAACCCGCGCAATGCCGGTACCACAAACCGGTGTGTTAACCAACTTCACCACGATCGCCATATCCTCGTCAATTATAACCATAAAATTAAATCTTGTAAAGAGTTGAATGTCAAAAAACGGAAGAATTTATAGTGTTTGACTCAAATGTGATTGAGGTTCATCATTTCTGGTGTTTTCTTGTGGAAACATCATCATAAAAATAAGTATTTTGAAATAAACATTAGAATTCTAGATGAAAATTAGTCATTTTAGCAAACTATCTTGCTATTTTCGTTAAATGAAAATGACTTTGTAGAACTATCCTTATAGAATGTATGTGTACGTGCATAAGGATACTAAGAAATGCGTTCGTATCGATGAGTCAAAAGGATTCATTATAGTTCATTTGAAGTCTTGATGACGTGGTAGATTTAGCTCTATAAATAAATAAAAACCCACATAAAGTGGGTGTTATTTCAATATGGGGCGACCGACGGGACTCGAACCCGCGCAATGCCGGTACCACAAACCGGTGTGTTAACCAACTTCACCACGATCGCCATTGCTAGACCATTATAGCGTTTAAAAAAACGTTTGTAAAGGCACACATCAAAATATAGTGAATTATATAAGAAATATGATATAGTAATCATACTAATGGAGGACATTTATGATGAAAATTGCTGTTATCACAGACTCATCGGCAGGTGTTTCAAAGCAGGAAGCAATTGATCATGAGATTATCGTAGCACGTATGCCTTTAACAATAGATGGAAAAGCATATATGGAAGAAGAAGGCATCTCTCGTGAACAATTAATTCAGGCGATGAAAAACGGATCATCTGTTTCAACATCGCAACCACCTTTAGGTGGGTTGATCGAATTGTTTGATGACGTTTTAAAAACATATGACCATATAATCTTTTTACCAATTTCAAGTAAGCTCAGTGGAACGTATCAAACTGCATGCGGACTTGCTCAAGATTATGATGGACGCGTAACGGTAATTGATTCTAAATTTGTCAGTTGCCCATTGTTTTTATTAAGTCTTGAAGTTAAGGAAATGATAAGGCGGGGTATGGAGCCCGATGCTATAAGGACGCTCATCGAAGATGAAGCGGATATGTATGCATCGCTTATACCTGAGAATATTATCTACCTTAAGCGTGGAGGTCGTATTACGCCAGCAGCTGCAGCCATTGCGAATTTACTTAAAATCGTACCGGTACTAAAAGTATCAAATGGTGAAATCGACTTGGCAGAGAAAGTAAGGACCTACAAAAAAGCAGTTCGTGTGGGTTTTGATCACAGTGTTGTAGATCGAAACAAAGATGATTATGAATGGATTGTTTTAGATGGTGGTTGTGAAGAAAAAATCTACAATGCTGTCGTTAAAGATTTAGAAAAACACTTCGGGGTCGAGGTCATAAAACGTCCTTTATATCCTATTGTACTTGCTCATACAGGACCAGGCAGCATCGCGATTGCTTGGCGAAAAAAACTAATTAAAGATAAAATATAGAGAAGGAGCTTTAATATGAATAAAATTGAAACAAAACTAGTTGGACACATCGAAGATATTATTCTTGATGCGTTTGGCATTGAAAAAGAAGATGGACTTGTAATGTTAGAAATCCCTAATAATCCAGAAATGGGAGATTACTCCACAAACATCGCAATGCGTCTTACAAAACGTGTTGGGAAAAACCCACGCGAAATCGCTGGCGTTATTGTTGAAAAATTAGAAGACAACGAAATGGTTGAGTCCATTAGTGTTGCGGGACCTGGATTTATTAACTTTGTAATGAAACCTGCTGTATTAGGTAGCGTTGTTAATGATGTTATTGAAGCAGGTAAAGATTATGGTCGTTCAAATGCTGGAGAAGGAATCCGATTATTGAATGAATATGTATCGGCTAACCCTACAGGACAACTTCATGTTGGTCACGCACGTGGTGCAGCATGGGGAGATTCCCTTTCACGTATTATGTCTTTTGCAGGATATGATGTGCTTCGTGAGTACTATATTAATGACCTTGGAAATCAAATTTTAATGTTAAGTCATTCACTTTACGCACGTTATAAACAAGCCTTTGGTATGGAAGCACCTTTACCTGAAGATGGATATCATGGACCGGATATTATTGAAATCGCAAATGATGTTAAAGAAACTGAAGGGGATAAATGGTTAAGCGCACCTGAAGAAGAATGGGTACCATATTTTAAAGAACTTGGAATTAAATTAGAATTAGAACGTATTAAAGAAGATTTAAATACATTTGGTGTTGAAATGGATTCATGGGTTAGTGAAAAATGGCTGTATGATGACGGACGTGTCGAAGAATCTCTAGAAGCACTTAAAGCGAAAGGTGTAACGTTTGAAGAAGATGGGGCTCTCTGGCTTCGTTCAACAGATTTCGGTGATGATAAAGACCGTGTTCTAATTAAGAGTGACGGATCATATACTTACCTTGTACCCGATATTGCTAACCATATCTATAAACTCGAACGTGGTTATACACATTTACTTAACTTATGGGGTGGTGACCACCATGGTTATATTGTACGTATGCAAGCTGCTCTTGAAGCACTTGGACATCCAAATGTTCTTGATGTTGATATCATTCAAATGGTTCGTCTTGTGGACGAAGGCGTTGAAGTTAAGATGTCAAAACGTACGGGGAATGCATTGGGTCTCGTAGAACTTGTTGATGATATTGGTGTGGATGCAACACGTTACTTCTTTGTAAGTCGTGCACTTGCAACACCACTTGATTTTGACCTTGGTTTAGCTCGTAAAAAATCAAACGATAATCCAGTGTTCTATGTACAATATGCACATGCTCGTATTTGTTCAATTTTACGTCAAGCTGGGGAAGTACCTCATGTCGATGTAATTGATCAACTTACAAATCCTA
This genomic stretch from Erysipelothrix rhusiopathiae harbors:
- a CDS encoding LysR family transcriptional regulator, producing the protein MNLRHFQTFVKVVEKESFSKAADALGYTQAAVTIQIQQLEEELQTKLFDRMNRKIHLTEEGEAFIFYANEVLRTVEEARIFNQSAKKEHGTIRVGTVGSLGSSVFPELIYNFHREHPNVEIKVIIGKTEELLGMVRRNEIDILFTLDYQIYGADMVKVFEKEESILFVSADASVSSTKTYNLEEFSDAPFLLTEQGEAYRYELERSLAKRRVDLNAILEVGDTEIIIAVLKKGLGLSFLPEFSVKEELEQQILKEVRVDIPSVSMYAQVLYHKKKFLTTHMKAFIQEIDQTYIHKQ
- a CDS encoding DegV family protein — encoded protein: MMKIAVITDSSAGVSKQEAIDHEIIVARMPLTIDGKAYMEEEGISREQLIQAMKNGSSVSTSQPPLGGLIELFDDVLKTYDHIIFLPISSKLSGTYQTACGLAQDYDGRVTVIDSKFVSCPLFLLSLEVKEMIRRGMEPDAIRTLIEDEADMYASLIPENIIYLKRGGRITPAAAAIANLLKIVPVLKVSNGEIDLAEKVRTYKKAVRVGFDHSVVDRNKDDYEWIVLDGGCEEKIYNAVVKDLEKHFGVEVIKRPLYPIVLAHTGPGSIAIAWRKKLIKDKI
- the argS gene encoding arginine--tRNA ligase, which produces MNKIETKLVGHIEDIILDAFGIEKEDGLVMLEIPNNPEMGDYSTNIAMRLTKRVGKNPREIAGVIVEKLEDNEMVESISVAGPGFINFVMKPAVLGSVVNDVIEAGKDYGRSNAGEGIRLLNEYVSANPTGQLHVGHARGAAWGDSLSRIMSFAGYDVLREYYINDLGNQILMLSHSLYARYKQAFGMEAPLPEDGYHGPDIIEIANDVKETEGDKWLSAPEEEWVPYFKELGIKLELERIKEDLNTFGVEMDSWVSEKWLYDDGRVEESLEALKAKGVTFEEDGALWLRSTDFGDDKDRVLIKSDGSYTYLVPDIANHIYKLERGYTHLLNLWGGDHHGYIVRMQAALEALGHPNVLDVDIIQMVRLVDEGVEVKMSKRTGNALGLVELVDDIGVDATRYFFVSRALATPLDFDLGLARKKSNDNPVFYVQYAHARICSILRQAGEVPHVDVIDQLTNPKEIALLKEINEFSSVVADAAKKREVHKIANYVQDLASSFHSFYGEVKVMDPSNPELQAQRLNLLVAVKITLSNALNLIGVNAPEQM
- a CDS encoding pyridoxal phosphate-dependent decarboxylase family protein, coding for MKRYELDEDATIEAIMIEFINTFYEGEANPGKGPVCTIAPDDVLERLKNQEMPKQGRDVESVVSELMTDIYPYSLRSSHPRHFGFIPGPATKLSVLGDLMSSAYNVHASNWVNSSAASTVEENTIQWLTKQIGYDNQAGGLFVSGGSMANLTGLIAARDKILTEENRHLGVIYLSDQTHHSVEKGLKIIGFTSRQFRFIETDDLFQIKSDVLEKTILNDLDQGLVPCCVVATAGTTNTGTVDPLDEIGDLCSKYNLWMHVDGAYGASFLLSTNQVHRLHGIHKADSVSWDAHKLLFQTYSCAMILVKDKQDLLNSFDASPEYLKDIDGDRVTNFGSLGIELTRPTRALKLWLSLQTIGIEEYTRRIDYGQTLANYVQERIIKSNHWEMISPAQFSIINFRYVHPSLNDLETDALNTYLAKQIVADEFAGIFTTELKGHTVLRMCTINPITTIADLEGTLNHLETLATHYLNTNH